One Streptomyces sp. SAI-135 DNA segment encodes these proteins:
- a CDS encoding catalase, whose amino-acid sequence MDPADRKQRQREHFHADDPAGGPLTTDQGVEVDHTDDSLTAGERGPTLMEDFHFREKLTRFDHERIPERVVHARGAGAYGYFEPYESCAEFTRAAFLQDPSVRTPVFVRFSTVQGPKGSADTVRDVRGFATKFYTSEGNYDLVGNNFPVFFIQDGIKFPDFVHAVKPEPHNDIPTGASAHDTLWDFVSLQPETLHAVMWLMSDRAIPRSYRMMQGFGVHTFRFVNAEGRGTFVKFHWKPKPGVHSLVWDEAQECQGRDPDFNRRDLWEAIEAGEFPEWELGVQLVPEEDEFAFDFDLLDATKLIPEEQVPVRPIGRMVLDRNPENFFAETEQVAFHTANVVPGIDFTNDPLLQARNFSYLDTQLTRLGGPNFAQLPVNRPVAPVRTNQRDGAHQSAIHRGTNYFPNSLGGGCPAHAGADGHAFTHYAERVDGHKIRRRSPSFQDHWSQPALFWNSMADWEKQHIVEAFRFELGKVGARTVRARTVEQLAKVDGELAARVARGIGVPEPSGGETAYKLASPALSLEALRGDGSIRTRRIAVLVTDGIDAEQVTSVRERLAAEGAIVEALAPADGEVRGADGELYTVDRALPTVASVLYDAVLLPGGPVGTPPAAADPDMTRFVRDAYRHGKPIGALGSGVGILSSLEPEGLRLSAEFHHVEADHGVVTETSPGPAGEEFLDAFVAAIAAHRHWDRPPTRH is encoded by the coding sequence ATGGACCCTGCCGACCGCAAACAGCGTCAGCGTGAGCACTTCCACGCCGACGACCCCGCCGGCGGGCCGCTCACCACCGACCAGGGTGTCGAGGTCGACCACACGGACGACTCGCTCACCGCGGGTGAGCGCGGTCCGACGCTGATGGAGGACTTCCACTTCCGGGAGAAGCTCACCCGCTTCGACCACGAGCGGATCCCGGAGCGGGTGGTGCACGCGCGGGGCGCGGGAGCCTACGGGTACTTCGAACCGTACGAGTCCTGCGCCGAGTTCACCCGTGCCGCCTTCCTCCAGGACCCCTCGGTGCGCACCCCGGTGTTCGTTCGCTTCTCGACCGTGCAGGGCCCCAAGGGGTCCGCGGACACCGTGCGGGACGTGCGCGGCTTCGCCACCAAGTTCTACACGTCGGAGGGGAACTACGACCTGGTAGGGAACAACTTCCCGGTCTTCTTCATCCAGGACGGCATCAAGTTCCCCGACTTCGTGCACGCGGTGAAGCCGGAGCCGCACAACGACATCCCCACGGGCGCCTCGGCGCACGACACCCTGTGGGACTTCGTCTCGCTCCAGCCGGAGACGCTGCACGCCGTCATGTGGCTGATGTCGGACCGCGCGATCCCGCGCAGCTACCGCATGATGCAGGGCTTCGGCGTGCACACCTTCCGCTTCGTGAACGCCGAGGGGCGCGGCACCTTCGTGAAGTTCCACTGGAAGCCGAAGCCGGGCGTGCACTCGCTGGTGTGGGACGAGGCGCAGGAGTGCCAGGGCCGTGACCCGGACTTCAACCGGCGCGACCTGTGGGAGGCCATCGAGGCCGGCGAGTTCCCGGAGTGGGAGCTCGGCGTGCAACTCGTGCCGGAGGAGGACGAGTTCGCGTTCGACTTCGATCTGCTCGACGCCACGAAGCTGATCCCCGAGGAGCAGGTGCCGGTCCGGCCGATCGGCCGGATGGTGCTCGACCGCAACCCGGAGAACTTCTTCGCCGAGACCGAGCAGGTCGCCTTCCACACGGCCAACGTCGTGCCCGGCATCGACTTCACCAACGACCCGCTGCTCCAGGCCCGCAACTTCTCCTACCTGGACACCCAGTTGACCCGGCTCGGCGGTCCCAACTTCGCCCAGCTGCCGGTGAACCGGCCGGTGGCGCCGGTGCGGACCAACCAGCGCGACGGCGCCCACCAGAGCGCGATCCACCGGGGCACGAACTACTTCCCGAACTCCCTCGGCGGTGGCTGCCCGGCCCACGCGGGCGCCGACGGACACGCGTTCACCCACTACGCGGAACGGGTCGACGGGCACAAGATCCGACGGCGCAGCCCGAGTTTCCAGGACCACTGGAGCCAGCCCGCGCTGTTCTGGAACAGCATGGCCGACTGGGAGAAGCAGCACATCGTCGAGGCGTTCCGCTTCGAGCTGGGCAAGGTGGGCGCCCGGACGGTACGGGCCCGGACGGTCGAGCAGCTCGCCAAGGTGGACGGCGAGCTGGCGGCCCGGGTGGCGCGCGGCATCGGGGTTCCGGAGCCGTCCGGTGGTGAGACGGCGTACAAGCTCGCCTCCCCCGCGCTCAGCCTGGAGGCGCTGCGCGGCGACGGCTCCATCCGCACCCGGCGGATCGCGGTCCTCGTCACCGACGGGATCGACGCCGAGCAGGTGACCTCGGTGCGGGAGCGGCTGGCCGCCGAGGGCGCGATCGTGGAGGCGCTGGCACCGGCGGACGGGGAGGTGCGGGGTGCCGACGGCGAGCTGTACACGGTCGACCGGGCGCTGCCGACCGTCGCGTCCGTGCTGTACGACGCCGTCCTGCTGCCCGGCGGCCCCGTGGGCACCCCGCCGGCGGCCGCCGACCCGGACATGACGCGTTTCGTGCGGGACGCCTACCGGCACGGCAAGCCCATCGGCGCGCTCGGCTCGGGTGTGGGGATCCTGTCGTCGCTGGAGCCGGAGGGGCTGCGTCTGTCCGCGGAGTTCCACCATGTGGAGGCCGACCACGGCGTGGTGACGGAGACGTCCCCGGGTCCGGCGGGCGAGGAGTTCCTGGACGCCTTCGTGGCCGCGATCGCCGCGCACCGGCACTGGGACCGGCCGCCGACGCGCCACTGA
- a CDS encoding type 1 glutamine amidotransferase domain-containing protein, with protein sequence MRIAFLTAPEGVEQIELTDPWQAAVDAGHEPVLVSTEPGKIQAFNHLDKADTFPVQEVVGETSADSFDGLVLPGGVANPDFLRMDEKAVAFVRDFFTQGRPVAAICHAPWTLVEADVVRGRVLTSWPSLQTDIRNAGGTWVDEQVKVCDHGDNKLVTSRKPDDLKAFCQTFLDVFAQEAA encoded by the coding sequence ATGCGCATCGCGTTTCTGACCGCACCCGAGGGCGTCGAGCAGATCGAGCTCACCGATCCGTGGCAGGCGGCGGTGGACGCGGGACACGAACCCGTGCTCGTCTCGACCGAGCCCGGCAAGATCCAGGCGTTCAACCATCTCGACAAGGCGGACACCTTCCCCGTGCAGGAGGTCGTGGGCGAGACGTCCGCGGACTCCTTCGACGGGCTGGTGCTGCCCGGTGGGGTGGCGAACCCGGACTTCCTGCGGATGGACGAGAAGGCCGTGGCGTTCGTGCGGGACTTCTTCACGCAGGGACGCCCGGTGGCCGCGATCTGCCACGCGCCGTGGACGCTCGTGGAGGCCGACGTCGTACGGGGCCGGGTGCTCACCTCCTGGCCGAGTCTGCAGACGGACATCCGCAACGCGGGCGGCACCTGGGTGGACGAGCAGGTGAAGGTCTGCGACCACGGCGACAACAAGCTGGTCACCAGCCGTAAGCCGGACGACCTCAAGGCGTTCTGCCAGACGTTCCTCGACGTGTTCGCCCAGGAGGCCGCCTGA
- a CDS encoding CBS domain-containing protein — translation MTAELVRDVMTPGVVAVRPDASLVEAARLMRAQDIGDVVVADGQHVVGMLTDRDITVRAVADGADPLTVSVRSVCTPDPLTVAPGDPVTQAAALMRAHAVRRLPVVEDGLPVGMVSLGDIAEARDPGSALADISRADPDDRDSL, via the coding sequence GTGACGGCGGAGCTCGTCCGGGACGTGATGACGCCCGGTGTGGTGGCCGTGCGCCCGGACGCCTCGCTGGTCGAGGCGGCGCGCCTGATGCGCGCGCAGGACATCGGCGATGTCGTCGTGGCCGACGGTCAGCACGTGGTGGGGATGCTCACCGACCGGGACATCACGGTCCGGGCCGTCGCCGACGGCGCCGATCCGCTGACCGTGAGCGTCCGGTCGGTGTGCACGCCGGACCCGCTGACGGTCGCCCCCGGCGACCCGGTGACCCAGGCGGCCGCGCTGATGCGGGCCCACGCCGTACGGCGGCTGCCGGTCGTCGAGGACGGTCTGCCCGTCGGCATGGTGAGCCTCGGGGACATCGCCGAGGCCCGCGACCCGGGCTCGGCGCTCGCCGACATCAGCCGCGCGGACCCGGACGACAGGGACTCCCTGTGA
- a CDS encoding DUF2795 domain-containing protein produces MQRGSDRLSRHRDDEMKHELQGLLRSGHPTRTEEWHDPEPTADDDPQVWGGPVTPGSAGASLETVRLELARLLGRSSFPATAQELVRVLRRKNAPDALAEAVDALPRKENYANVQELARALTRTEGTP; encoded by the coding sequence ATGCAGCGAGGCAGCGACCGGCTGAGCCGCCACCGGGACGACGAGATGAAGCACGAACTCCAGGGTCTGCTCCGCTCCGGGCACCCCACCCGGACCGAGGAGTGGCACGACCCGGAGCCGACCGCCGACGACGATCCGCAGGTCTGGGGCGGACCCGTGACACCGGGCAGCGCCGGGGCGTCCCTGGAGACCGTCCGGCTGGAGCTGGCCCGGCTCCTGGGCCGCAGCTCGTTCCCCGCCACCGCGCAGGAGCTGGTGCGGGTACTGCGCCGCAAGAACGCCCCCGACGCCCTTGCCGAGGCGGTGGACGCTCTGCCGCGCAAGGAGAACTACGCCAATGTCCAGGAGCTCGCGCGGGCGCTGACCCGGACGGAGGGCACCCCGTGA